One genomic region from Chthonomonas calidirosea T49 encodes:
- a CDS encoding PKD domain-containing protein translates to MKSSIVALKSHGILSVVAGLGATMALLTTAVPSRAQSGLDIYNGVMSASAYTLFPIGSGSIKPDTNLAYTGTTSFSIATQGYYQGGGLALKTPVNLAPYLSNPDAYLTFAVYLPNNQNNGIPGYNGRYPGYGGPMGYPGFPPTGPTGFPGFPGYPGYPGARGGFNTSTRKAVLQNFRVELVTTNGKKTEALLPLSYASQNNNWYMLSIPVSALPDLSADDAQIAQIRLFGDAPANFNVGRIAVVIDQSPVSGLSLPEQLVGVGQMITYSVYPTAGIRPLKIWWDWDASDGIQLESEGRAVRHAYYVEGDYTATVMAMDPYTGRILAKSTFHVHVHQ, encoded by the coding sequence ATGAAGAGTTCTATCGTCGCTCTAAAAAGTCATGGCATACTCTCTGTTGTGGCAGGCCTAGGCGCCACCATGGCGCTGCTTACCACAGCAGTACCGAGTCGTGCCCAAAGCGGCCTCGATATCTATAATGGGGTTATGAGCGCCAGCGCCTACACGCTTTTTCCCATCGGCAGCGGCAGCATCAAGCCAGATACGAATCTTGCCTACACCGGCACAACCTCTTTTAGCATTGCGACGCAAGGCTACTATCAAGGCGGCGGCCTCGCTCTAAAAACCCCTGTGAATCTCGCACCCTACCTATCTAACCCCGATGCTTATCTTACCTTCGCGGTCTACCTACCCAACAACCAGAACAACGGTATACCGGGCTATAATGGGCGCTACCCCGGCTACGGAGGGCCGATGGGCTATCCGGGGTTCCCACCCACCGGCCCAACAGGATTCCCCGGTTTCCCAGGCTATCCGGGCTACCCAGGCGCTCGTGGTGGGTTTAACACCAGTACCCGCAAAGCTGTGCTACAGAACTTTCGAGTAGAGCTGGTCACCACCAACGGCAAAAAAACAGAGGCGCTTTTGCCACTATCCTATGCCTCTCAAAATAATAACTGGTACATGCTCAGCATCCCAGTGAGCGCACTGCCAGACCTAAGTGCAGACGATGCTCAGATCGCCCAAATTCGCCTTTTCGGCGATGCGCCTGCTAATTTCAATGTGGGGCGTATCGCCGTCGTTATCGATCAATCGCCTGTTAGTGGGCTGAGTCTGCCGGAGCAGCTTGTGGGTGTTGGACAGATGATCACCTACTCCGTCTATCCTACTGCCGGCATCCGCCCCCTCAAGATCTGGTGGGACTGGGATGCTTCCGATGGCATCCAGTTGGAATCGGAAGGACGTGCCGTACGTCATGCCTACTACGTGGAGGGCGATTACACCGCAACCGTTATGGCAATGGACCCCTACACCGGTCGCATTTTGGCTAAAAGCACGTTCCATGTACATGTGCACCAATAG
- a CDS encoding TIGR00282 family metallophosphoesterase: protein MPHLRLLMIGDVVGRPGRELLLHLLKPLREELQADFVVVNAENAAGGIGITPALATEMLEAGADVLTLGNHAWGKRDIYPMLDTEARLLRPANYPPLVPGRGWGIYPTQKAPVGVLVLQGRTFMDPVDDPFRTADDLLTLLRSQTSIILVDFHAEATSEKQALGWHLDGKVGAVIGTHTHVQTADERILPKGSAYLTDVGMTGPIDSIIGMDCNVVLERFRTLLPVRMEVAEGPAQLSGVLVELDTETGRAHRIHRIQRPEYIHQRGDS, encoded by the coding sequence ATGCCGCACCTCCGCCTACTTATGATAGGCGACGTCGTGGGACGACCGGGACGCGAGCTTTTACTGCATCTGCTAAAGCCGCTTCGGGAAGAGTTGCAAGCGGATTTTGTGGTGGTAAATGCCGAGAACGCGGCAGGTGGCATCGGCATCACCCCGGCCCTCGCTACAGAGATGTTGGAGGCCGGAGCCGATGTGTTGACCTTAGGCAACCACGCCTGGGGGAAACGCGATATCTACCCGATGCTCGATACCGAAGCACGCCTTCTGCGCCCGGCCAACTACCCACCCCTCGTGCCCGGACGAGGATGGGGTATCTATCCAACACAAAAAGCGCCCGTCGGCGTTCTTGTCCTTCAGGGGCGCACTTTTATGGATCCGGTGGATGATCCGTTTCGAACGGCGGATGATCTACTAACCTTACTCCGTTCGCAAACGTCTATAATTTTAGTGGATTTCCATGCGGAGGCCACATCTGAAAAACAGGCGCTCGGATGGCACTTAGATGGCAAGGTCGGCGCAGTTATCGGCACACACACACATGTCCAAACGGCCGATGAACGCATTCTGCCCAAAGGCAGCGCCTACCTCACCGATGTGGGAATGACCGGGCCGATCGACTCGATCATCGGCATGGACTGCAACGTGGTGCTCGAGCGATTCCGCACGCTGCTGCCTGTACGCATGGAGGTGGCCGAAGGGCCTGCACAACTTTCCGGCGTTCTTGTGGAGCTAGATACAGAAACCGGCAGGGCACATCGTATTCATCGCATACAAAGACCAGAATATATCCATCAAAGAGGAGACTCTTAA
- the rny gene encoding ribonuclease Y: MPHVGVSVLQIAVVLGALCGAFLGYFLEHFFIGRRLIEERAQLQALLHTQSEEAQRLREQALREAEETRRKALLDAREESIRLRAEIENENREKRAELQRLERRLAQREESLDRRAESIDAQARSLEQREEALAAAQREVETLRQQQVMELERLSGLTREEARATFLHLVEEECRHEAARRIREIEEEARKEGLQRARQVLVDAIQRCAVEQTSETTVSVVPLPNDEMKGRIIGREGRNIRAFETLTGVDLIIDDTPEAVVLSCFDPVRREIARIALTNLIIDGRIHPGRIEEIVHRAEQEVEERIREAGERAVLETGVTGLPAEIVHLLGKLKYRTSYGQNVLSHSIEVSHLCSLLAAEVGADIQVAKRAGLLHDIGKAVDFEMEGPHALISGEILRRYHESEAVAHAAEAHHHDVEPTSMEAHLVICADQISASRPGARREALETYVRRVKALEEIGDSFEGVEKTFAVQAGREIRVIVKPEKVDDLAAMQLAREMARRIEEQVEYPGQIKITVIRESRAVDYAR, from the coding sequence TTGCCACACGTCGGAGTATCGGTTTTACAGATAGCGGTTGTTCTGGGAGCGCTCTGTGGAGCCTTCCTTGGATATTTCTTAGAACACTTCTTCATTGGTCGTCGCTTAATAGAGGAGCGTGCTCAGCTACAAGCACTGCTTCACACACAGTCGGAAGAGGCTCAACGCCTGAGAGAACAAGCGTTAAGAGAGGCGGAGGAGACGCGCCGTAAAGCGCTTCTCGACGCCCGCGAGGAGTCGATTCGGCTGCGAGCTGAGATTGAAAACGAAAACCGGGAGAAGCGAGCCGAACTTCAGAGGCTGGAGCGGAGACTAGCGCAACGCGAAGAGAGTCTCGATCGTCGTGCGGAAAGTATAGACGCGCAGGCCCGATCGCTCGAACAACGAGAGGAAGCCCTAGCTGCTGCGCAGAGGGAGGTGGAAACCTTGCGTCAGCAACAGGTCATGGAATTAGAACGGCTTTCAGGGCTTACACGAGAAGAGGCACGAGCGACATTTTTACACCTTGTAGAGGAGGAATGTCGCCACGAGGCCGCTCGACGCATTCGCGAGATCGAGGAGGAAGCGCGCAAAGAGGGCCTACAACGCGCACGGCAGGTTTTGGTAGATGCCATCCAACGTTGTGCGGTGGAGCAGACATCGGAAACCACCGTTTCCGTTGTGCCCCTTCCTAACGACGAAATGAAAGGGCGCATCATTGGGAGAGAAGGTCGAAATATCCGTGCCTTCGAGACCTTAACTGGCGTAGACCTCATTATTGACGATACGCCGGAGGCTGTGGTGCTCTCCTGCTTCGATCCAGTGCGCCGCGAGATCGCTCGCATCGCCCTCACCAACCTGATCATTGATGGTCGCATCCATCCAGGCCGCATTGAGGAGATCGTACACAGAGCGGAACAGGAGGTAGAAGAACGCATTCGCGAAGCGGGAGAGCGCGCCGTTCTTGAAACGGGCGTTACCGGCCTTCCTGCCGAGATCGTGCACCTGTTGGGCAAGCTGAAATACCGAACCTCATATGGCCAAAACGTGTTGAGCCACTCCATCGAGGTATCTCACCTCTGCAGTCTGCTAGCAGCTGAAGTGGGCGCCGACATCCAGGTGGCTAAACGCGCTGGTTTGCTGCACGATATAGGGAAAGCGGTAGACTTTGAAATGGAGGGCCCACATGCCCTCATATCGGGTGAAATCCTTCGGCGCTATCACGAGTCGGAAGCGGTAGCCCATGCCGCCGAGGCCCACCATCACGACGTCGAGCCGACTTCTATGGAGGCGCACTTGGTGATCTGTGCCGATCAGATATCCGCCTCCCGCCCGGGGGCGCGTCGGGAGGCTTTAGAAACTTACGTGCGTCGCGTGAAAGCGCTAGAGGAGATAGGAGATAGCTTTGAGGGCGTGGAAAAAACGTTTGCCGTGCAAGCCGGACGCGAAATACGGGTGATCGTCAAACCGGAGAAAGTGGACGATCTGGCCGCCATGCAGCTGGCACGTGAAATGGCCCGCCGCATCGAAGAGCAGGTGGAGTACCCTGGCCAGATCAAAATAACGGTTATCCGTGAATCGCGTGCGGTAGACTATGCACGCTAA
- a CDS encoding regulatory protein RecX translates to MDEERLKTARAIALRALARSACSQAQIERRLAKHGCPDDIIAQVIEELKARGWLDDARFAQDWVADRADRKRYGRRRLVEELKARGLTQDLLETTLPPLDPEAELQRARAAVARRWPPGSLAHLEGEALLAEKRRCAAFLARRGFDNTIIKKVLEELTSK, encoded by the coding sequence TTGGATGAAGAGAGGTTAAAGACGGCACGAGCAATAGCTTTGCGTGCTTTAGCGCGTTCGGCCTGTAGCCAAGCCCAAATCGAGCGACGCTTAGCGAAACACGGCTGTCCGGACGATATCATTGCACAGGTTATCGAGGAGCTAAAAGCGCGTGGGTGGCTTGATGACGCGAGGTTTGCCCAAGACTGGGTAGCGGATAGGGCTGATCGAAAGCGTTATGGGAGACGGCGCCTTGTGGAAGAGCTGAAAGCGCGTGGATTGACGCAAGATCTGCTCGAAACGACATTGCCTCCGCTCGATCCCGAAGCGGAGCTACAGAGAGCGCGCGCAGCCGTTGCACGCCGATGGCCTCCGGGCAGTTTAGCTCACCTAGAAGGTGAAGCGCTTTTGGCAGAAAAAAGGCGCTGTGCTGCCTTTTTGGCACGGCGTGGATTTGACAACACGATCATAAAGAAGGTATTAGAAGAGCTTACGTCTAAATAA
- a CDS encoding MBL fold metallo-hydrolase, which produces MLEIIILGSGTSHGVPMIGCDCAVCRSNDPRNKRTRPSIAVKGPNGTILVDTPPELRLQAIACNLRTVDAVLFTHTHADHLMGLDDLRRYNDLMGKEIPIYGDASTLEDIRRVFRYVFIETQAGGGKPRLQLFEVQSPMELCGLIVEAFYVLHGHLPVLAYRFRNPQTQSCMAYVTDVSHIPPEAMEKLYHLDLLIIDAVRYDPHPTHFGLWQTLEVIEQLQPKQALLTHLSHHFDHTTLCAETPAHVNPAYDGQVIRLE; this is translated from the coding sequence TTGCTAGAGATCATCATACTAGGCAGCGGTACATCGCATGGTGTGCCCATGATCGGCTGTGATTGTGCCGTATGTCGTTCGAACGACCCACGTAACAAACGCACAAGACCCTCCATTGCCGTTAAAGGCCCCAATGGCACGATTTTGGTTGATACTCCGCCCGAACTCCGTTTGCAGGCGATTGCCTGCAACCTACGCACGGTAGATGCTGTTCTCTTCACCCATACACACGCCGACCACCTGATGGGGCTTGACGATCTTCGTCGCTACAACGACCTCATGGGCAAAGAGATACCCATCTACGGCGATGCTTCCACCTTGGAAGACATCCGCCGTGTCTTTCGGTATGTTTTCATAGAGACTCAAGCCGGTGGAGGCAAGCCCCGCTTACAGCTTTTTGAAGTGCAATCGCCCATGGAGTTGTGCGGCCTAATCGTTGAGGCCTTCTATGTGCTGCATGGTCACCTTCCTGTGCTGGCCTATCGCTTCCGCAACCCCCAAACACAGAGCTGCATGGCCTACGTCACCGATGTGAGCCATATTCCCCCCGAAGCCATGGAAAAACTTTACCATCTCGATCTGCTCATCATAGATGCCGTACGTTACGATCCGCACCCAACCCACTTCGGTCTTTGGCAGACACTAGAGGTTATTGAACAACTGCAACCGAAGCAGGCACTGCTGACACATCTTTCCCATCATTTTGACCACACCACCCTCTGTGCGGAGACGCCGGCTCATGTAAACCCGGCCTATGATGGACAGGTGATCCGCTTAGAGTAA
- a CDS encoding Gfo/Idh/MocA family protein translates to MTVASEGVAAKKVVRMGVIGAGNFASRRHIPDILKCPEARLEAFCRRDPEARARLAAFFHLPPERAYADWRQMLEEVPLDAVVIATPHALHYEQAKAALERGLHVLVEKPMAVRAVEAQELNALAEAKGLKLAVALNPPHWAHCHQIRRALHDERMGELEAASLFWCSSAEPLFGKAPLPENLPGVVPPSLFRADPNLTGGGYFIDGGSHLVSELLWTTGRRVKRVTAVADNYPSDMRISVSLELDNAAFANITTIGDSKFVNRRLRHIFACTGGTVTVNHWEFETSITLHEQQVRRFKEADMLPVEGPVANFVSAILGYGSLYSPGTHGADVVEVVEAVYRSLQTGKSITLPLTNAAEVSG, encoded by the coding sequence ATGACAGTAGCCTCAGAGGGAGTGGCCGCCAAAAAGGTGGTTCGAATGGGCGTTATCGGGGCGGGGAACTTCGCCTCACGCCGCCATATTCCGGACATCCTGAAGTGCCCCGAAGCGCGCTTGGAAGCGTTCTGTCGCCGTGACCCGGAGGCGAGGGCGCGACTGGCCGCCTTTTTCCATCTTCCCCCCGAACGCGCCTACGCCGATTGGAGACAGATGCTTGAGGAGGTTCCTCTAGATGCCGTAGTGATCGCAACTCCTCATGCTCTCCACTACGAGCAGGCAAAAGCGGCACTGGAACGCGGGCTTCATGTTCTCGTTGAAAAACCGATGGCTGTGCGTGCCGTGGAAGCGCAGGAGTTGAACGCTTTGGCCGAAGCGAAAGGCCTCAAGTTGGCGGTGGCGTTAAACCCCCCGCATTGGGCTCATTGCCATCAGATTCGCCGAGCGCTTCACGACGAGCGCATGGGCGAGCTAGAGGCAGCCTCGCTATTTTGGTGTAGTTCGGCAGAGCCACTTTTCGGTAAAGCGCCCCTGCCAGAAAATCTGCCCGGCGTTGTACCTCCCTCCCTCTTTCGTGCCGATCCGAACCTTACCGGTGGGGGCTACTTTATAGATGGCGGCTCGCATCTTGTTTCAGAACTGCTCTGGACGACAGGCAGGCGAGTAAAACGGGTAACGGCTGTCGCCGACAACTACCCCTCTGACATGCGCATCTCGGTGAGCCTGGAGCTCGATAACGCCGCGTTCGCCAACATCACCACTATTGGAGATAGTAAATTCGTTAATCGCCGCCTGCGCCATATCTTTGCCTGCACCGGGGGAACCGTTACCGTGAACCACTGGGAGTTTGAAACCAGCATTACCCTGCACGAGCAGCAAGTGCGCCGTTTCAAAGAGGCAGATATGCTGCCAGTTGAGGGACCGGTGGCCAATTTCGTTAGCGCGATACTCGGTTATGGCTCCCTCTATTCACCAGGAACACACGGAGCCGATGTGGTGGAGGTCGTCGAGGCTGTCTACCGTTCGCTACAGACCGGAAAATCAATCACCTTGCCCCTTACAAACGCTGCAGAGGTTTCAGGCTAA